TGGcgtgggggtcaggggtcaggggtcaggggtcagcgcAGTGGAGGGTTGTGTTGGcgtgggggtcaggggtcaggggtcagcgcAGTGGAGGGTTGTGTTGGcgtgggggtcaggggtcaggggtcagcgcAGTGGAGGGTTGTGTTGGcgtgggggtcaggggtcagggttcAGTGCAGTGGAGGGTTGTGTTGGcgtgggggtcaggggtcagcgcAGTGGAGGGTTGTGTTGGcgtgggggtcaggggtcagcgcAGGGGAGGGTTGTGTTGGcgtgggggtcaggggtcaggggtcagcgcAGTGGAGGGTTGTGTTGGcgtgggggtcaggggtcagcgcAGGGGAGGGTTGTGTTGGcgtgggggtcaggggtcagggttcAGTGCAGTGGAGGGTTGTGTTGGcgtgggggtcaggggtcaggggtcaggggtcagcgcAGTGGAGGGTTGTGTTGGCGTAGGGGTCAGCGCAGCGGAGGGTTGTGTTGGcgtgggggtcagggttcagggttcagggttcagcgCAGTGGAGGGTTGTGTTGGcgtgggggtcagggttcagggttcagcgCAGTGGAGGGTTGTGTTGGcgtgggggtcaggggtcagggttcAGTGCAGTGGAGGGTTGTGTTGGcgtgggggtcaggggtcaggggtcaggggtcagcgcAGTGGAGGGTTGTGTTGGCGTAGGGGTCAGCGCAGCGGAGGGTTGTGTTGGcgtgggggtcagggttcagggttcagggttcagcgCAGTGGAGGGTTGTGTTGGcgtgggggtcagggttcagggttcagcgCAGTGGAGGGTTGTGTTGGcgtgggggtcaggggtcaggggtcagcgcTCACCTTGGCTGCCGTAGCCGGCATCGATCCCGGAGCCGTCCCAGGACTCTGTGGCAGAGTCCAGGCTGGGCACGGTGGAGGGGTACAGGTCCGACAGCTTGTCCGTTTTGGTGAAATCTGTGACATCATCCTCCCGGGCGCTCAGGAGCCCCGGAAGCTTCCGGCCACCTTTCTCTGAGACGGGAGAAAAAAAGCTCAAACCGtgaaacacacatttcacacatttcacatgTAACATTCATCCTTCGCCTTTCAATGAACCTGGGACAGCAACAGTCAATATGAATGATAAAAAGCGTGTGTGCATTGGATGTCAAATGTAGTCAACCATCATTTGATGTGGATTTCcttcattttctttcctttgttAAGCTCCTCGCAGTGAGGACAGGGCTGTCAGACATTTCCAGGGGGACGGGGTTTTTATTTACGTTTCGGGATTGCCCGATTAACCCCAGAACAGGAGGCTAGGGTTGTGTTTGCTTTCTACTTAAGTAAAGAGCGTCCACAGCTCTCCACAAAATGGCGGTTGCCTGAGGCAGTGTGTAAACAAAGTGTTTGTTTTACGCTCAGACCCTGTGGGGACTCAGCATGGCTGTATTGAGGTGTTCTATACTGTACTGCACTCTTCAAACTAAccacaatttaaaataataaaatacaaaacataaatacaggGGTCTTCACACACGCTAAGGCACACTCATGCAATTATAGGTATATGCTCACATGATACAaagtgcacccacacacagacacatgcgcagagacacgcacacacgcgcacacacgcgcacacacgcgcacacacgcgcacacacgcgcacacacgcgcacacacgcgcacacacgcacacacacgcacacacacactcactgtcggTCTTCTTGATCCTGAGGGTGACGGTCTCCCCTGCGGCCTGCAGGAGGTGAATGGCCTCGCTGAGGGGCTTGCCCTTCAGACTCACGCTGTTGATGGCCAGGATGCAGTCCCCCATGTGGATCGCCCCagtcctgcagcacacacacgcctgagagcactgtgtgtgtgtgtgtgtgtgtgtgtgtgtgtgtgtgtgtgcgtgtgtgtgtgtgcgtgtgtgcgtgtgtgcgtgggttgtgtgtgtgtgcgtgtgtgcgtgggttgtgtgtgtgtgtgtgtgtgtgtgtgtgtgagtgtgcgagagtgtgtgtgtgtgtgtgcgtgtgtgcgtgggttgtgtgtgtgtgtgtgtgtgagtgtgcgagagtgtgtgtatgtgtgtgtgcgtgtgcgtgggtgcgtgcgtgcgtgcgtgcgtgtgtgggtgagaaagtgtgtgtgtgtgcgtgcgtgcgtgtgtgagagagtgtgtgtgtgcgtgcgtgcgtgcgtgcgtgtgtgtgtgtgtgtgcgtgcgtgtgttgtgtgtgtatgcgtgggttgtgtgtgtgtgtgtgcatgtgagtgtaagtgtgcgagagtgtgtgtgtgtgtgtgtgtgcgcgcgtgggtcgtgtgtgtgcgagtgtgcgagagagtgtgtgtgtgcgagtgtgcgagagagtgtgtgtgtgtgagtgtgcgagagagtgtgtgtgtgtgtgtgtgagtgtgcgagagtgtgtgtgtgtgtgtgtgtgtgtgtgtgtgtgcgcgtgggtcgtgtgtgtgcgagtgtgcgagagagtgtgtgtgtgtgagtgtgcgacagtgtgtgtgtgtgtgtgtgtgtgtgtgcgtgggtcgtgtgtgtgcgagtgtgcgagagagtgtgtgtgtgtgagtgtgcgacagtgtgtgtgtgtgcgtctgcgtgtgtgtgaatgtgtgtgtacacagacacacactaaaacTATGGGcttcaagataaaataaatgcatttgttttctccTTGTCCCTGTCCTTAATTCAGACTGCGTTCTGTTTAACGGCAGCACTGTAACACGAGATACACCTAAACCAGCTCTGAGTGGGAgccctgggagcctgcacttcAGCACATCCACCAGCAGATGGTGATAGAAGGCTGCAAACACAGCCTTCAGTCTGCAAACACAGCCTTCAGTCTGCACACAGTCTGCACACAGTCTGCACACAGTCTGCACACAGTCTGCACACAGTCTGCACACAGTCTGCACACAGTCTGCACACAGGAGACTGGCTTTAGCTCAAGAAACAGCACTAGAGGGGCAGTCAGGGGCAGTCAGGGGCAGTCAGGGGCAGTCAGGGGCAGTCAGGGGCAGTCAGGGGCAGTCAGGGGCAGTCAGGGGCAGTCAGGGGCAGTCAGGGGTAAGGGGGTGGAGATAGCGATGGGATGGAAGGGCagcctgtgagtgagtgtgtaagagcagtgtgtgagtgtgagagtgtgagagtgtgagagtgtgagagtgtgagtgtgtgagagtgtgagagtgtgagagtgtgagtgtgtgagtgtgtgtgagtgtgtgtgtgtgtgagtgtgtgaatgtgtgtgtgtgtgtaagagcagtgtgtgtgtgtgtgtgtgtgtgtgtgtaagagcagtgtgtgtgagtgtgagtgtgagtgtgagtgtgagtgtgtgtgtgtgtgagtgagtgtgagtgtgagtgtgagtgtgagtgtgtgtgtgtgtgtgtgtgtgtgtgagtgtgtgtaagagcagtgtgtgtgtgtgtgtgtgtgtgtgtaagagcagtgtgtgtgagtgtgagtgtgagtgtgagtgtgtgtgtgtgagtgtgagtgtgagtgtgagtgtgagtgtgagtgtgagtgtgagtgtgtgtgtgagtgtgagtgtgagtgtgtgtgtgtgagtgagcagtgtgtgtgagtgtgtgtgagtacctcTCTGCCAGGCCTCCCTTGGTCAGGCTGGAGATGATGATGGGGTCGAAGGGCTCCTCGGTGCCGGAGATGGTGATGCCCAGAGGCCCTCCGTACCGCTGCAGCTCCACCGTGTAGATGATGGAGCCAGAGAGCTCAGGGTcgtctgagagagacagagacgcacgcacgcacgcaggcacgcacgcacacgcaggcacacgcaggcacacgcaggcacacgcaggcacacgcaggcacacacaggcacacacaggcacacacaggcacacacacacgcgcacacacgcgcgcacacacgcgcacacacgcgcacacacgcgcacacacgcgcacacacacgcacacacacgcacacacacgcacacacacatttagccACCTTACTTTACGTTTGTATGAACTCCTGGAACCTGCATCTGTATGAAGAATGTTGAGCAGCAGTGATCATGTGACTCAGTACTCTTGGTAAACAAGCTGCTTCTtgtcaatgaaaaataaaatggacacATCGAGGCGGCAGCTCCaaagacactgacacagagcagagatgaccacagacacagagcagagaggaccacagacactgacacacagcagagaggaccacagacactgacacagagcagagaggaccacagacactgacacacagcagagaggaccacagacactgacacagagcagagaggaccacagacactgacacacagcagagatgaccacagacactgacacagagcagagaggaccacagacactgacacagagcagagaggaccacagacacagagcagagaggaccacagacacacagagcagagaggaccacagacacagagcagagaggaccacagacacagagcagaggggaCCAGGTCTCCTGGTCTCACCGGAGTTGTCCTCATCCTTGCGGATCTTCAGTTTGACCAGGTCCTCGCTCTGCTGCAGGATGTGTGCGGCGTCCTCCATGGAGCAGCTGTCCAATCGCACGCTGTCGATGGCCAGGAGCCGGTCACCCGGCTCCAGCGTGCCCGTcctggggggcaggagggggcaggagggggcaggaggggggcaggaggggggctgTTATGGGGCCGTTGTGTGATCTCCCCCCGTCTGATGGGGGCACGGAGTGATGTGGGGGGAGCTTACACTTTAAAACACAGCGGCAGtgtgacacacgcacacacacacacacacacacacacacagacagacgtatgtacgcacacacgcacgcacagacacgcacagacatacgtatgtacgcacacacgcacgcacagacacgcacagacacacacagacacacacagacagacgtatgtacgcacacacgcacgcacagacacgcagacacacacagacagacgtatgtacgcacacacgcacgcacagacacacacagacacacacagacacacacacacacagacacacgtatgtacagacacgcgctcacaccTGTGAGCAATGCTTCCTTTCCTGATGTCAGATATAATGAGggcctctcccttcctcttgCTGgctgaggagagaaagagagaaagagagaaagaaagaggcagaaagagaaagagagggagaaagagggcggaaagagagggagaaagagaaaggattCTCACACCCGCTGGGGGAGGTCCTGAACATAAACCCCCAGGACGGTGGGTGTGGCTCAAAGTGTCTGTTACAAACTGCCCCACTGCCCTAATAACCTGCAAGTCCCCTGCACTACAGGGACATAAACAATGATGAGCCCAACAAACGTCAATCCTTCCTTTGTGAAGATCCTGAATCAAAAAGCACTCCCCCACACGGAATCATCACATCTAGGTctctgggggcgacatggctcaggcagtaagagcagtcgtctggcagtcggagggttgccggttcgatcccccggccgggctgtgtcgaagtgtccctgagcaagacacctaacctccaaatgctcctgacgagctggttggtgccttgcatggcagccaatcgccgttggtgtgtgagagtgtatgaatgggtaaatgagaagcatcaattgtacagcgctttggataaaggcgctatataaattccaaccatttaggTTTCCCAAATTCCAAacatttaattgaaataaaatgcgcaaaaggcattttaaataaactaaaaaGAGAAGCGAACACTCAACACAGCTTCTAATCTGGAACGTGTGCTTCATATTGcaaaccatgtgtgtgtgtgtgtgtgcgtgtgtgtgtgtgtgtggagggactGACCTGAGAAAGCTggtttgtgtgcgagtgtgtgtgagtgtgtgtgtgtgtgtgtgtgtgtgtgtgtgagagagagagtgtgtgtgtgtgtgagtgagtgtgtgtgtgtgtgtgtgtgtgtgtgtgtgtgtgagagagagagagagagagtgtgtgtgtgagagagtgtgtgtgtgagtgtgtgtgtgtgtgtgtgtgtgtgtgtgtgtgtgtgtgtgtgtgtgtgtgtgtgagtgagtgtgtgtgtgtgtgagagagagtgtgtgtgtgtgtgtgtgtgtgtgtgtgtgtgtgtgtgtgtgtgtgtgtgtgtgagagagagtgtgtgtgtgagtgtgtgtgtgtgtgtgtgtgtgtgtgtgagtgagtgagtgagtgtgtgtgtgagtgtgtgtgagagtgtgtgtgtgtgtgagtgtgtgtgtgtgtgtgagagtgtgtgtgtgtgtgtgagtgtgtgtgtgtgagtgagtgagtgagtgtgtgtgtgagtgtgtgtgagagtgtgtgtgtgtgtgagagtgtgtgtgtgtgtgtgagagtgtgtgtgtgtgtgtgtgagtgtgtgtgtgtgtgtgagagtgtgtgtgtgtgtgtgagtgtgtgtgtgtgtgtgagagtgtgtgtgtgtgtgtgtgtgtgtgagagtgtgtgtgtgtgtgtgtgtgtgagagagtgtgtgtgtgtgtgtgtgtgtgagagtgtgtgtgtgtgtgtgtgtgtgagagtgtgtgtgtgtgtgtgtgtgtgagagtgtgtgtgtgtgtgtgtgtgtgtgagagagtgagtgtgtgtgagtgtgtgtgagtgtatagagACACACCGCCCCCTGGTGGCAGGAGAGACTCACCACTGATGACGATTCCAAGCTCCACCCCTTTTTTCTTGGGCAGCTTCACATGGAACGTACCACTGCTGGGAACCACCGATTCtgcaggggggggcgggggggagcaCACAGGTATACAGACAACAGAGCCTTCAGAAGGCAGTCCAACAGCAGCCCAACAGCGTCACCCCGGCCTGACACACTACACCCCTGATGTACATTCCATCAGACCAAGCTTCAACACCCATTAAACCAGCAATACATggaaacacaacatcacacacaaaatattctatattttaattggactgaaattaatttttttaaattcataatgtatgatttttctaCTTGCATGTTGTTGCTCGTATGCAGATAAAGTATTCAGCGTCAGAACAGTGTTCACACTGGAAGTGCTGCATCCTCTCCTGTGAAAGCTCCGTTAAAAGCCACGTCACTCATATCACTCATAGCTGGAATAACAGAGCACTGCATTATTTTATCTAAATCCATTCCCCTGGGCTGGGACCTggtagctctccaggatcaggcctgagaccactgctctagaacTAGACTTAATCCAACTGAGAAACCAGCCCGTTGTCTCTCTGTGAAGAAGATTctgcagtctctccctctccctcagacagacagacagacagacagacagacagacagacagacctgcCACATCGAACTCGACCTCCAGCGTGACCTTCTTGGCGAGCGCCGCATTCCGCAGAAGCTGATTGGCCTCCTCCAGGGTTCCGTCGTCGGTGGGGACTCTGTTGATTGACAGGAGGCGGTCCCCCACCTGCAGCAGCCCGCAACTGGGAGCACAGGTAGAGCAGGAGTCACACCATGGTCCTCCTCTGAGCTCCGTTTACACCCCCCTGCTGCCACGGGCACGTTTCACACGACCTACGACCTTCTGCTGACGGGGCCTCCAGTTTccctacagcagggatcatcacgGTCCTCCAGGTTTTCCACCCTCAccttacctgggagtcaggtgtggtcaccctccctttacctgggagtcaggtgtgttcaccctccctttacctgggagtcaggtgtgtccaccctccctttacctgggagtcaggtgtgttcaccctccctttacctgggagtcaggtgtgttcaccctccctttacctgggagtcaggtgtgttcaccctccctttacctgggagtcaggtgcactaactgttcagttaattacccgggagaaaagaaaaccaggattTGGATTTTAGGGCCAGATTGGTCTTTGCTCAATGGGGCGACCGTGGCTCAGGCAATAGGAGCACGCCCgggctgtgtggaagtgtccctgagcaagacacctaacccccaaatgctcctgacgagctggtcggcaccttgcatggcagccaatcgccgtcggtgtgtgagcgtgtgtaaaTGGGTGAATTCATACACTCgttacacacgttacacacggAGTGTGTTCAACAGGCCAGTGTTGTCTTGGTTGGACACAGCGAACACTGTTTTACCCAAACCGCCCCCCCTCACCACTGTTTCACCCAAaccgcccccccctcacctctccgCGGGGCTGTCGGGCTCGATGAAGCGGACCTGGGGGGGGGCAGCCGGGCTCTCCGCGTGCAGAACCAGCCCAAACCCACCCAGGGGCCCCCCCCACAGCACCACCTCCGCCGTCTCAGAGTGCACCACctgccctcccacccccactgagctgcagagagacactgagagagagagagagagagagggagggagggagagggagaaggaacagggttacgcacacgcacaaacacacacgcgctgtatatgcatgtgcgtgtatgtgcatatgtatgtgtgtgtgtgtgtgtgtgtgtgtgtgtgtgtgtgtgtatgtactgtgtgcgtgtgtgagtatgtagtgtgtgtatgtgtgtgtgtgagtatgtatgtagtgtgtgtgtgagtgagtgtgtgtgtgtatgtgtgagagtatgtatgtagagtgtgtgtgtatgtagtgtgtgtgtgtgtgtgtgagtgtgtgagtgtatgtatgtagtgtgtatgtagagtgtgtgagtgtatgtatgtagtgtgtatgtagagtgtgtgagtgtatgtagtgtgtgtgagtgtgagtgtatgtagcgtgtgtgtgtgtgtgtatgtagcgtGTGtatgtagcgtgtgtgtgtagcgtgtgtatgtgtgtgagtgtatgtagcgtgtgtgtgtgagtgtatgtagtgtgtgtgagtgtatgtagcgtgcgtgtgtgtgtgtgtgtgtgtatgtagcgtgtgtgagtgtgtgtgtgagtgtgtgagtgtatgtagcgtgtgtgtatgtagcgcgtgtgtgagtgtgagtgtatgtagtgtgtgtgagtgtgtgtgtgagacagggtgtgtgtgtgtgtgtgtgtgtgtgtatatgagtgctCCTACATGAGCTCCTGTGCTCCTTCTTGCGCTGCCTCCTCTTCACGGGGGCGTGTCGGGGGCtggccgggggggcggggcggggcagggaggaggggctctggctgggcggggccgaggtggaggtggagcctGGAGAGAAGCCGCTGGAAACcagggctgcagagagagggcggggcacaCAGGTAAAGGGGCGGGGCACACCGCTAAAGGAGCGTGGTACACACAGGTAAAGAACTTACACTTGCAGTAGTCCTGGTTGCCGGGCTGGTTGCCAGGCAGGTTGCCGGGGGAGGGCCATGCAGGGGTCTTGCCGTTGCCAGGATGCGGGGCGTGGCAGTAGTGCACACAGGGGTCCCAGCAGTGATGCTGCTCACTCTTCTGAATTCTCACTGcgctcacatacaaacacgcacacgcacacgcacacagccatgACCACAGacatatatgcatacacatacacaggaaaACATGATTTATCACTGAAGACAATTTTGCTTTGTATCCTGTATCCTACATAATTTATAATTACTACCAGCCATAGCCAGTTTAACAGCAAAATACCACAACCTGGTTAAACGCATAGTTTAGCTTATTGAATTTAGgtcttcagtgtgtgttcatattgtgACACTTGGATGCTAaacaaaatttttaaaaatagggAGACAGGAGCTTGTCACATAATCAGAGAGGAAGAACCTGAAGATCCTTAAGGCACGCTGCTCTTACGTTTACTGGCAAGCTTTGAAAAAGCAGGAAGCAGATACTTTCGAAACATTTACGCTCCTCTAAAACCACCGTGACGCTTCACACGACCCAGACCCAGAGTGACGTCAGGAACCTCTCTGCTCACCGCGAGACGCCTTTAAACACAGCTGACTGCCATCAGAGACcctctcctgattggctggccaATTAGCTAATTGAGTCCCTGATTCCTCAGAGGCCAGGAGGCCCAGTGGCTTTAGTAATGAGGGCGGCCCAATTTCCCTCAAACCCTAACGACACACATCCAGCAGCCAGCATTCTCACTGCTCATTAGGACAATCAGCTGTGCCAAATTACAGATGAAATTAAAGTTTCTACCACAAAAGAACCCAATTTTACCAATTAGTTCTTCATCCTGGCTGAATAATTGCGTTACAATCAATTGatacatttatgttttttcctgttttcagcACACAAAGTTACATCAAATAactttggtgtggtgtgggtgtggggcctTTCAGAGCTCACCTGTGTGGTGGGGCAGGCAGGTGTGGGTGTGGAGCTCACCTGTGTGGTGGGGCAGGCAGGTGTGGGTGTGGAGCTCACCTGTGTCGTGGGGCAGGCAGGTGAGCCGGGCCTGGTGCACAGGTAAGACCTCCAGCTGGGTGCGGTCCCCGGAGCCCCCCAGCAGCTGGGCGGCCTCCTGGGTGGAGCAGTGCTCGGTGCTCATCCCGTCGATGGAGAGCAGGAGGTCCCCCACACGCAGAGCGCCGTTCCTGAACACACAGTGTCTGACAACATTAAACAGCCTCTGACTGCCCAGTATAAGCTGTGCCACAGTACGGTCAGGAGGGAGGGGCTGTATTGGGGGATGCCGCGGTCTCACCTGTCCACCACACTGGCGGGTTTGATCTTCTCGATGACGATCACCTGTTTggccctgtgtgtggctgtggtcaGGCTGACTCCCAGGGCCGACCCGGGGGCCCGTGGAATCTCCACCATCAGGGGGCCCGACGcactgctcactgagtctgacaaccagacacacactcactgagtctgacaatcagacacacactcactgagtcTGACaatcagacacactcactgagtctgacaaccagacacacactcactgagtctgacaatcagacacacactcactgagtcTGACaatcagacacactcactgggTCTGACAATCAGAGACatgttgtgttgtatttgtgtgagtatgtgtatgtatgtgtttatgtgagtgtttgagtgtgtgtgtgagtgtgtgtgtgtgtatgtatgtgtttatgttgtatttgtgtgtgagtgtgtgtgtgtgtgtgtgtgtgagagagtgtgtgtgtgtgtgtgtgtgagtgtgagtgtgtgtgtatgtgtgtatgtgagtgtgtgtgtgtgtgtgtgtgtgtgtgagtgtgtgagtgtgagtgtgtgtgtgtgtgtgtgtgtgagagtgtgtgtgttgtgctcacCCAGCACAGTGATGTCATACTGGATGTGGAACAGAGCCTCCTGTCCGCACTGCCCCAGCACGGTGAGAGCATCAGCCAGACTGGCGCTGTGCAGGGGAACCCCATCCACCCTCAGCACCCGGTCCCCCTCCCTCAGGGTGCCCTCTCTGGGGAGtacagcaagagagagagatacagggtGTGACAACTCAGatcagacactctctcacacacacacacacacacacacacacacactctcactctactcactcactcactcactcactcactcactcactcactcactcactcactcactcactcactcactcactcactcactcactcacactctctcacactcactctcactcactcactcactcactcctgcGTTACCTGTCTGCTGGACCACCTGGCCTCACATACGTCACCACTAGGGGGCGTGCCCTTCGCCAGTCTTCATGAGAGCCTCCTGaaaggtcacatgacccacacTGTGAAACAGCTCTAAACTCACATCCTGGATGCAGCCAGTCAACAGCCAATTACAGGCAGAGGGTCATCCATCCACCCAATCAGTGAGGGTTTCTCACCAAGCACCAAGCCACACTTATGCGCGCATGCTCATCTCATTTACGTGCACAGATgttcaggtcagaggtcagaggtcagaggtcacagaggCCTACCTCTCAGGACGAACCCAAAGCTCCGCCCCTCTTTCTGCAGCCGGATGTCCACGGTCTTCGGGACGAGCCCCTGGGACCCGTCTGCGGCTGGGGGGGGGACAGAGCAGAGCGCTGTGGGATGCTGGTGGGGCCTCGTGCCGGAGGGGTACGGACACAGACACGCCCTTAGGGGCCTCACCCCTACAACCACAACTGTGATTGGCTCGGACTTTCGTCTTTAGCTCAGGGAGCCAATCAGAT
Above is a genomic segment from Conger conger chromosome 10, fConCon1.1, whole genome shotgun sequence containing:
- the LOC133139161 gene encoding glutamate receptor-interacting protein 2-like isoform X3 encodes the protein MRFGHGRGFRRRSWPTHGEERMLFFQSILRRLYKDDGSYSKTGKDSGGADHSLSPRKHSVPELRGVTAVELMKKEGGTLGLTISGGSDRDGTPRVSNLRQGGVAARSDQLSVGDYIKSVNGIHLSKLRHEEIIGLLKNVGERVVLQVEYDLPPAAADGSQGLVPKTVDIRLQKEGRSFGFVLRGGSHEDWRRARPLVVTYVRPGGPADREGTLREGDRVLRVDGVPLHSASLADALTVLGQCGQEALFHIQYDITVLDSVSSASGPLMVEIPRAPGSALGVSLTTATHRAKQVIVIEKIKPASVVDRNGALRVGDLLLSIDGMSTEHCSTQEAAQLLGGSGDRTQLEVLPVHQARLTCLPHDTVRIQKSEQHHCWDPCVHYCHAPHPGNGKTPAWPSPGNLPGNQPGNQDYCKSLVSSGFSPGSTSTSAPPSQSPSSLPRPAPPASPRHAPVKRRQRKKEHRSSLSLCSSVGVGGQVVHSETAEVVLWGGPLGGFGLVLHAESPAAPPQVRFIEPDSPAESCGLLQVGDRLLSINRVPTDDGTLEEANQLLRNAALAKKVTLEVEFDVAESVVPSSGTFHVKLPKKKGVELGIVISASKRKGEALIISDIRKGSIAHRTGTLEPGDRLLAIDSVRLDSCSMEDAAHILQQSEDLVKLKIRKDEDNSDDPELSGSIIYTVELQRYGGPLGITISGTEEPFDPIIISSLTKGGLAERTGAIHMGDCILAINSVSLKGKPLSEAIHLLQAAGETVTLRIKKTDKKGGRKLPGLLSAREDDVTDFTKTDKLSDLYPSTVPSLDSATESWDGSGIDAGYGSQGTSLHQAPSLALPQQDWRAKPRASSPPAGRRRNYPLSDGGFSEDEWDKPAGSETLPVCLFLSRSFPPAISPNLQLSPGVLCLISSSLFTSLLLPYSLHF